A portion of the Pagrus major chromosome 8, Pma_NU_1.0 genome contains these proteins:
- the LOC141000706 gene encoding protein FAM180A-like: MLPWRMVIVGLFYCCIKTGVTQQQAKALFPAASRIKRESATAVNPTFQDSFDDVHLLFEILLAGVHFEASGEFSVRDAELASLRKTRNLKVICEEIIPRELTDIFQLISALSDHIGHLQQDDFERTLFTLVYTTQQMVNSTIENQRDMWEESFVSLYKAIKQDLTGTN, from the exons ATGCTGCCCTGGAGGATGGTCATTGTCGGTCTTTTCTACTGCTGCATCAAAACAGGTGTTACACAACAACAGGCTAAAG CCCTATTTCCAGCTGCAAGCAGAATAAAAAGGGAATCTGCAACTGCGGTGAACCCCACCTTCCAGGACTCCTTTGATGATGTTCACCTATTATTTGAG ATCCTGCTGGCTGGCGTACACTTTGAGGCCAGTGGAGAGTTTTCAGTGCGAGATGCCGAGCTGGCTTCCCTCCGCAAGACGAGAAACCTGAAAGTCATCTGTGAGGAGATCATTCCCAGGGAGCTAACAGACATATTTCAGCTCATCTCTGCCCTTTCAGATCACATCGGTCACCTGCAACAGGACGATTTTGAGCGCACCCTGTTTACGTTGGTGTACACCACCCAGCAGATGGTCAATTCCACTATTGAAAACCAACGAGACATGTGGGAAGAGTCTTTTGTTAGTCTGTACAAAGCCATCAAGCAGGATCTGACGGGAACGAATTAA
- the slc23a4 gene encoding xan_ur_permease domain-containing protein has product MAPEKESNGLDNYAFALEGRFCDLPDTKPGEEMDTSTEGDCNKLAYCVTDVPPWYLCILLGIQHCLTAFGGIIAIPLILSQGLCLQHDGLTQSHLISTIFFVSGICTLLQVTFGIRLPILQGGTFTLLAPSMAMLSMPEWTCPAWTQNATLVNTSSPEYIEVWQSRMRALQGSIMVGSLLQVFVGFSGLIGLFMRFIGPLTIAPTISLIGLSLFDSAGTSAGNHWGLAAITTALITLFSQYLRHIPVPFPSYSKDKKLHISRVYVFQILPVLLGITISWLICYILTIYNVLPTDPHRYGYMARTDLKGDVMSRAPWFTFPYPGQWGMPTVSLAGVVGILAGVISSMIESVGDYHACARLSGAPPPPKHAINRGIGIEGLGCLLAGAWGTGNGTTSYSENVGALGITKVGSRMVIIASGVLMVVMGVFGKVGAIFTTIPTPVIGGMFMVMFGVISAAGVSNLQYADMNSSRNIFVFGFSMFSGLVIPNWIVKHPEAVATGVVELDQVLLVLLTTSMFVGGFFGFILDNTIPGSKHERGILAWNKAHEDDSSNTLESGEVYNLPFGITSYLSSSSWLRYIPFCPPGVPTSLDGSGTDTNALEPKQPLGHPEPSQIIIGVPL; this is encoded by the exons ATGGCTCCAGAGAAGGAAAGTAACGGTCTTGACAACTATGCATTTGCA CTTGAAGGGCGCTTTTGTGATCTACCGGACACAAAACCAGGAGAGGAAATGGACACGTCCACGGAGGGGGACTGCAATAAGCTAGCATACTGTGTGACAGATGTTCCTCCCTGGTACCTGTGCATCCTTCTAGGCATCCAG CACTGTCTGACCGCATTTGGAGGCATCATCGCCATCCCCCTAATCCTGTCTCAGGGGTTGTGTCTGCAGCACGACGGCCTCACACAAAGCCACCTCATCAGCACCATCTTCTTCGTCTCTGGTATTTGCACTCTGCTGCAAGTTACCTTCGGCATTAG ACTGCCCATTCTCCAAGGTGGTACGTTCACATTATTGGCACCTTCCATGGCAATGCTGTCCATGCCAGAGTGGACGTGTCCTGCTTGGACCCAAAATGCCACCCTAGTCAACACCTCCTCCCCAGAATACATAGAAGTGTGGCAGAGTCGAATGAGAGCA CTGCAGGGATCCATCATGGTGGGCTCACTCTTGCAGGTGTTTGTTGGTTTCTCTGGCCTCATTGGTCTCTTCATGCGCTTCATTGGACCTCTCACCATCGCTCCCACCATCTCTCTCATTGGACTGTCCCTGTTTGACTCAGCTGGTACCAGTGCTGGGAACCACTGGGGCTTGGCTGCCAT AACCACAGCGCTGATCACCCTGTTCTCTCAGTACCTCCGTCACATACCTGTGCCATTTCCTTCGTACAGCAAGGATAAAAAACTGCACATCTCTCGTGTCTACGTCTTCCAGATTCTCCCT GTGCTGCTTGGAATCACTATTTCTTGGCTAATCTGCTACATCTTGACAATCTACAATGTACTTCCTACTGATCCACACCGGTACGGTTACATGGCACGCACTGATCTAAAGGGAGATGTCATGAGCCGAGCTCCCTGGTTCACTTTTCCATACCCGG GTCAGTGGGGGATGCCGACTGTGAGCCTGGCAGGGGTGGTTGGCATCTTGGCTGGTGTGATTTCCTCCATGATAGAGTCTGTCGGGGACTACCACGCTTGTGCCAGGCTATCCGGGGCTCCACCTCCCCCTAAACATGCTATCAACAGAGGGATTGGCATTGAGGGACTGGGCTGTCTGCTGGCTGGAGCCTGGGGTACAGGAAACGGTACCACCTCATACAGCGAGAATGTTGGAGCGCTTGGTATTACGAAG GTTGGCAGTCGCATGGTGATAATAGCCAGTGGAGTCTTGATGGTTGTCATGGGTGTGTTCGGTAAAGTGGGTGCTATATTCACCACTATCCCGACACCCGTGATCGGGGGCATGTTCATGGTTATGTTTGGCGTCATCTCTGCAGCAGGAGTATCTAATCTGCAG TACGCAGACATGAATTCATCTCGAAACATCTTCGTGTTTGGCTTCTCCATGTTCTCTGGCCTGGTCATTCCTAACTGGATAGTGAAGCACCCTGAGGCTGTTGCTACAG gtgtggtTGAACTCGACCAGGTGCTGCTGGTCCTCCTGACAACCAGTATGTTTGTTGGAGGTTTCTTTGGCTTCATACTGGACAACACAATCCCAG GATCAAAGCATGAACGAGGCATCCTGGCCTGGAACAAGGCTCACGAGGACGACTCCAGCAACACCCTGGAGAGCGGAGAAGTCTACAACCTTCCCTTCGGCATCACCTCTTActtgtcttcttcctcctggcTCCGGTACATACCTTTCTGCCCTCCTGGTGTGCCCACTTCACTGGATGGATCTGGAACAGATACTAATGCCTTGGAGCCTAAGCAGCCGCTGGGACATCCAGAGCCTTCGCAGATCATTATCGGAGTCCCTCTGTGA